Part of the Eikenella corrodens genome is shown below.
ATAGGCTACCTGAAAACGCCTATGCCGTTTTATATGAACCATTTGTGCCAGCTTGACCTGATGCAGACTCAATTTATCGTGAATTGGCAACAATAACCAACCGAACCCCGGCACATATAGTGGATTAACAAAATCAGGACAAGGCGGCGAGCCGCAGCCAGTACATACGTTACGGCTAGGCGAGTCAACGCTGTACTGGTTTTTGTTAATTCACTATACATACCTCCTCGGCATAACAAAAGGCCACCTGAGACCCTAGCAGATTTTCAGGTAGCCTTTGCGATAAATGGCACCTGGTAGCGACAGCATATGGCTCAGCCAAAACAGCAAACCACCAAAGATGCACAAATAACGCCAATGCAATACAAAAGGCTACCTGAGAATACAACGTTTCTGCGAAACGGAAAATTCAGGTAGCCTTACTCAAACCCGCACGGCTGCGGTGTTTATTTAAATTGCGAAGCCGTAACCGCTGCTTTTTGTACGCATTCAGCCTGGACTCCCAACCAGCCGGCAGCCAGGCTGCAGCCGTTTTGCTCCAGCCAAAAGTAACCGCCGCCGGCCACCACGGCCACAGCCAGACGCACCCCGAGGTTGGTGCCGAATTTATCCACCAAATACATCATCACGGCCGCCCACACCCATACCAAGCCCCACTGCAGCGTCCAAACCGTAGTCGGGTCAGGCACTTTCCACTGCATGAAGCTGTTGGCTACAATAGCGATAATGGCAAAAAACAGCCCCTCCAACAATACGCTCGGCTCACGGTCACCCATCCAAAGGCACCAAAATCCCAATACAAACGCCATCAACATTTTTGTTTTCCCTTTCCAGCGGTGTTGCTTTCAAAAACTATAGTGGATTAAATTTAAATCAGGACAAGGCGGCGAGCCGCAGACAGTACACATAGTACGGCAAGGCGAGACAACGCTGTACTGGTTTAAATTTAATTCACTATATTTATCAATACCCCCAACAATCTGCGATGCAGCTCAATCATCGGGTTGAATTATCCGCGTATTTTACCCTTATATACAAATTCCTGACAATTCCTAAACCCCATTATCCATCAGCTTACAAACCCAGTTGTACCATTTCAGACAAACGCACCCATCCTGCTACCAGCACTTGCCAAAAATATGGCCAATTGCTTCATTTCGATACCCAACAAACAGCAACCATTTACTGCTTTCATCTATAATACAACCATACCCACCATTGAGACTGCCCACCATGAGCATCTACGCCCTCAAACCCAAATTCCAAAACCTGCTGCGCCCGTTGGTGCGGCGGCTGTATCAAAAAGGCGTAACGGCCAATCAGGTAACCGTGTTCGCCTGTGCGGTATCGATTGCGCTCGGGTTGTTGTTATCCGGCTTGGCGCACCTTCCGGCGTTATTTTGGCTCATGCCCGTGTGGCTGTTTCTGCGCATGGCGTTGAACGCGGTGGACGGTATGTTGGCACGTGAGTTTGGCCAACAGTCGGCCTTGGGCGGCTACCTGAACGAAATCACCGACGTAGCCGCCGATGCCGCGCTGTATCTGCCTTTTGCCTTTATCGCCCCATTCGGCGGCGTGCAGATTGCCCTGTTTATTTGGCTGGCGGCCATGACGGAATTTTGCGGCGTTCTGGGGCAGGTACACGGCAACGGGCGGCGTTATGATGGCCCGTTCGGCAAGAGCGACCGTGCCTTCTTCATCGGCGCGCTGGCGGTGTGGTATGCGGCAGTTGGCAGTTTCCATATCGCTTACTACGCCCTGATGTGGCTGGCCTGCGCGGCATTGGCTTACACCTGCTATCGGCGCATCATCAACGGTTTAAAGACTACCTGAAAATCCAATTATGAAAAAAGTATTCAATGCATGGACGGTATTTTTGCTGCTACTTATCGCTATCTACACTTATCGCTTCGCCGGGATAACCGGTTGGCACAGCAAAGGGCTGTGGCTGGGTGTCGCCATCTGTGTGGGCTTGGTCTTCTTAGATGCCTATTTAGAAGCCGTGCGGGAAAGCGGACAATACAGCCGCTTTGAACGCTGCGTTACCAAAATCTGGGCTTGGTTTGCCGTGGCTTTTTTCAGCACCGCCGCACTGGTCTTTGCCGGGGCAACCGTTTGGTTGCTGGTGACGGCCGTGCAGTCTATCCCGCGTTCGATTCCGGCCGCAGTGCTGATGTTTATGCTATCCTTCGCAACCGCCCTGTTTGTGATTGTGATGCTGAAACACCTTCAAAGGAATTTGAATTATTGATTTTCAGGCAGCCTCCTACAAAGAAAAGGCTACCTGAAAATCCCGGCAAGATTGGAACCAATCAACATTTATTCCCTTCCACACATCAACCCTATGCAAAAATCCTTCCCCATCGTCCCCCTCTTCCTCGCCGTTTTCATCGCCGCACTCATCGTCTGGTCGGGCATCAACCCGTCCGACCGTGCCGTTTGGTATGCCGAAATCGTCCCCGTGTCCGCCATATTTATCGCGCTCATTGCCACTTACCGCCTGTTCCGCTTTAGCAACCTGGCCTATGTGTTCATGAGCTTCTGGCTGATTATGCACACCATCGGCGCACACTACACCTTCGCCGACGTGCCCTTCGATTGGGCCAACCGCCTGCTTGCCCCGTTTTTAGGCGAAGGGCGCAACCATTTCGACCGCGTCGGCCACTACATCATCGGCTTCTACGCCTACCCGATGGCCGAATGGCTGCTGCACCGCAAACTCTGCCGCCTACCGCTTGCCCTGTTCTTTGCCTTGTTTTTCATCATGAGCGTGGCCGCCACTTACGAAATCATCGAATGGCAGTATGCCGTAATCGACGGCGGCCAGGCCGGCATCGAAGTGCTCGGCTCGCAAGGCGATATTTGGGACGCGCAAAAAGACATGCTCTCCGACACGCTGGGCGCGCTCACTTCCTTATTCATTTTCCTGTTTACCCGCCCGGACAAACGTTTGGGCAGCCAATCTTAATGTTAAAGGCTACCTGAAAACGCACCCAACCGATTTTCAGGTAGCCTCTTTATAGTGGATTAACAAAAATCAGGACAAGGCGGCGAGCCGCAGACAGTACACACGTTACGGCAAGGCGAGACAACGCTGTACTGGTTTTTGTTAATTCACTATAAAATGTATCTCACCAAGGAGTACACATATGCAGGAACAGCAAAAACACTTCGCCACCCAAGACGGTACCGAACTTTTCTACCGCTACCGCCCCGCTGCCGACGGTTCGGCCGATAAAGCCATCGTGCTGTTCCACCGCGGCCACGAGCATTCCGGCCGGATGATGTTTGTTGCCGACGAACTCGGTTTCGACGATTTTGCCTATTTCGCATGGGACGCGCGCGGCCACGGCCACAGCCCCGGCGAACGCGGCGACAGCCCGAGCATCGGCACTTCCGTTGCCGATGTGGACGACTTTATCCGCCACATCCAAAGCGAATACGGCATCAAACCCGAAAACATTTGCGTGATCGCGCAAAGCGTCGGCGCAGTATTGGTTTCCACTTGGTTGCACGACTACGCGCCGAAAATCCGCTGCGTCGTATTGGCATCGCCCGCATTCAAAGTCAAACTCTACGTTCCTTTTGCTCGCACCGGTCTGAAAATCATGCAGAAATTGCGCGGCAATTTCTTTGTAAACAGCTACGTCAAAGCCCATTACCTGACGCACAACAAAGAGCGCCAAACCAGCTACGACAACGATCCACTCATCGCCCGCGCCATTTCCGTGCGCATCCTGCTTGGTTTGTATGAGGCTGCCGAACGCGTCGTCGCCGACGCGCAAGCCATTACCACGCCCGTGCAGCTTTTGATTTCGGGCAGCGACTGGGTGGTTCATCACAAACCGCAACACGATTTCTACAACCGCCTGGGCAGCCGCATCAAAGAACGCCATATCCTGCCCGGCTTCTATCACGACACCTTGGGCGAGCAAAACCGTGAAATCGCCTTTGTCGAAATGCGCCGCTTTATCCGCCAGCGTTTCGACAACTCACCCCTACCGGTTGATCTGACCCAAGAGCACCTACACGGCGACAGCCGCCGTGAAGCCGACGAACTGGCCACACCTTTACCCATCTGGTCGCCGCGCGGCGCATTTTGGGCGGTTTACCGTGCCTCCCTCGACCTCGGCGCACGTTGGAGCGAAGGTTTGAAAATCGGCAAGGAAACCGGCTATGACTCCGGCAGTACGCTCGATTATGTGTACCGCAACCAGCCGCAGGGCAGCAACGCCTTTGGTGTGGCGGTGGACAAACACTATCTCAACGCCATCGGCTGGCGCGGCATCCGCCAACGCAAAATCAATATCGGCAAAGCGATTCAGGTAGCCTCTGCCAAGCTGCGCGAAGCGGGCAAACCGGTACACGTTCTCGATATTGCCTCGGGACACGGTCGCTATGTGCTCGATGCGTTGACTGCCGACACGTTGCCCGATTCCATGCGCCTGCGCGATTACAGCCCGATTAACGTCGAAGCCGGACGCAAGCTGATTGCCGAACGCGGCCTGCAAGACACGGTTACCTTCGACGAAGTCAATGCCTACGACCGCGCCAATTATCAGGATTTACAGCCCCGCCCCACGCTGGGCATCGTTTCCGGTCTGCACGAATTGTTTGCCGACAATGATTTGATTTTGAAC
Proteins encoded:
- a CDS encoding DUF2238 domain-containing protein, with protein sequence MQKSFPIVPLFLAVFIAALIVWSGINPSDRAVWYAEIVPVSAIFIALIATYRLFRFSNLAYVFMSFWLIMHTIGAHYTFADVPFDWANRLLAPFLGEGRNHFDRVGHYIIGFYAYPMAEWLLHRKLCRLPLALFFALFFIMSVAATYEIIEWQYAVIDGGQAGIEVLGSQGDIWDAQKDMLSDTLGALTSLFIFLFTRPDKRLGSQS
- a CDS encoding bifunctional alpha/beta hydrolase/class I SAM-dependent methyltransferase; the encoded protein is MQEQQKHFATQDGTELFYRYRPAADGSADKAIVLFHRGHEHSGRMMFVADELGFDDFAYFAWDARGHGHSPGERGDSPSIGTSVADVDDFIRHIQSEYGIKPENICVIAQSVGAVLVSTWLHDYAPKIRCVVLASPAFKVKLYVPFARTGLKIMQKLRGNFFVNSYVKAHYLTHNKERQTSYDNDPLIARAISVRILLGLYEAAERVVADAQAITTPVQLLISGSDWVVHHKPQHDFYNRLGSRIKERHILPGFYHDTLGEQNREIAFVEMRRFIRQRFDNSPLPVDLTQEHLHGDSRREADELATPLPIWSPRGAFWAVYRASLDLGARWSEGLKIGKETGYDSGSTLDYVYRNQPQGSNAFGVAVDKHYLNAIGWRGIRQRKINIGKAIQVASAKLREAGKPVHVLDIASGHGRYVLDALTADTLPDSMRLRDYSPINVEAGRKLIAERGLQDTVTFDEVNAYDRANYQDLQPRPTLGIVSGLHELFADNDLILNSLYGFGDAIEAGGYLIYTGQPWHPQLEMIARALTSHKAGSPNWVMRRRSQQEMDQLVEKAGFEKIRQWIDEYGIFTVSLAVKK
- a CDS encoding diacylglyceryl transferase codes for the protein MLMAFVLGFWCLWMGDREPSVLLEGLFFAIIAIVANSFMQWKVPDPTTVWTLQWGLVWVWAAVMMYLVDKFGTNLGVRLAVAVVAGGGYFWLEQNGCSLAAGWLGVQAECVQKAAVTASQFK
- a CDS encoding CDP-alcohol phosphatidyltransferase family protein; this translates as MSIYALKPKFQNLLRPLVRRLYQKGVTANQVTVFACAVSIALGLLLSGLAHLPALFWLMPVWLFLRMALNAVDGMLAREFGQQSALGGYLNEITDVAADAALYLPFAFIAPFGGVQIALFIWLAAMTEFCGVLGQVHGNGRRYDGPFGKSDRAFFIGALAVWYAAVGSFHIAYYALMWLACAALAYTCYRRIINGLKTT